The DNA window CGGAGCAGACCTTTCGGCGGCGCTTGCGGGCGGCCTCGAAGGCCACCCTGGCGATGCGCCGCACCTCGCTCTCGCGATAGATCATGGTGTTGAAGCCCGTGCGCTCGCCATCGCGGACCTCCACGCCCCGGGGCTCACCGAAATAGATTCCGCCGGTCAGTTCGCGGATCACCAGCAGGTCCACCCCGCGCTCCACGATGTCCGGCCGCAGCAGACAGGCCGAGCGCAGTTGGGGAAAGAGCGCGGCGGGACGGAGGTTGGCGAACAGGCCCAGGGCCTTGCGGATGCCCAGGAGCCCCTTCTCGGGCCGGATGGCCGGGTCGAGGGTGTCCCATTTGGGACCGCCCACCGCGCCCAGGAGCACGGCGTCGGCCCCCTTGCAGGCCTCCACGGTCTCCTCGGGCAGGGGCACGCCGGTGGCGTCGATGGCCGAGCCGCCGATGCGCTGCTCGTCCAGCTCCACCGCATGGCCGAACTTCTCGGCCACGGTGAGCAGGACCTTCAAGGCCTGGTCCGTGATCTCCGGGCCGATGCCGTCACCCGGCAACACGCAGATCTTCATCTTCTCCTCTCTTCTTCAATCAGAATTGAATGATTCTAGTACGATACAACAAGCTTGCCTTAATGGCCGCCCGTGGTCAGGCGGCGCTTCACGTAGGCCACCAGTCCGCCCGCGTCCACCAGATCCTGCATGGACGAGGGCACCGGGGCGCAGCGCACGCTCTCGCCCGTGGTCAGGTTGCGGATGATCCCGGACTCGGTGTCCACCTCCAGCTGGTCGCCGTCGCGGAGCTTATCGGCGCCCTCGCCCACCTCCAACAGGGTCAGGCCCATGTTGAAGCCGTTGCGGTAGAAGATGCGCGCGAAGCTCTTGGCCACGACCACCGGGATGCCAGCGCCGAGCACGGCCAGGGGCGCGTGTTCGCGGGAGGAGCCGCAGCCGAAGTTCTCTCCGGCCACGAGCACGTCGTTCTTGGACACCCGGGCGTTCCAGTCCGCCGAGATGCCCTCCATGAAGTGACTACCCAGCTCGGCGGTGTCCGTGGTGACGAGGTAGCGCGCCGGGATGATGGCGTCGGTGTCGATGTGGTCCCCGACCTTGTGGGCCTTGCCTGTGACGATCATGTCTGCCTCCTAGAGCGCCGCCGGGTGGATGATCTCGCCGGCCACGGCGCTGGCCGCCGCCACCGAGGGATTGGACAGGTAGACCTCGGATTCGAGGCTGCCCATGCGGCCCTTGAAGTTCCGGTTGGTGGTGGCCACGGCCCGCTCGCCCTTGGCCAGGATGCCCATGTGGCCGCCGAGACAGGGGCCGCAGGTGGCCGGGCCCACGATGCAGCCCGCCTCCATGAAGGTCTCGATGAGCCCCTCGCGCAGGGCCTGACGCCAGATGTTCGGGGTGGCGGGCAGGACCACGCAGCGCAGGTTCTTCTTCACCTTGCGGCCCTTGAGCACGGCCGCGGCCTCGCGCAGGTCCGAGATGCGGCCGTTGGTGCAGGAGCCGATGACCGCCTGGTCCAGACGCAGGCCCTTGAGCTCGCCCACCGGCCGCACGTTGTCCGGCAGGTGCGGGCAGGCCACCTGGGGCTCCATGCCCGTGGCGTCGATGCGCAGCACGCGCTCGTAGGTGGCCCCGGGGTCGGCGTCCAGGGCGGTGTCGCCCAAGCGTCCGGCCGCCCGGCAGTAGGCCAGGGTCTTCTCGTCCACCGGAAAGAGACCGGCCTTGCCGCCCGCCTCGATGGCCATGTTGGCCATGGTCATGCGGGCCTCCACCGAAAGCTCGGAGGTCAGCGGACCGCCGAACTCCAGGGCCTTGTACAGGGCCCCGGACACGCCGATGCCGCCGATGACCTTCAGGATGAGATCCTTGCCGCCCACGAAAGGCGCCAGGGTTCCGCTCATCTCCACCCGGATGGTCGGCGGCACCTTGAACCAGGTCTCGCCCAGGGCCATGGCCGCGGCGATGTCCGTGGAGCCCATGCCCGTGGCGAACGCGCCCAGGCCGCCATAGGTGCAGGTGTGGCTGTCCGCGCCGATGACCACGTCGCCCGGGCCCACCAGCCCCAGCTCGGGCAGCAGGGCGTGCTCCACGCCCACGTCGCCGCCCTCGAAGTAGTGGGTGATCTTCTTTTCCAGGGCGAACTCGCGCACCGCGCGGACCTGTTCGGCGGACTCGATGTCCTTGTTGGGCGTGAAATGGTCGCAGACCAGGGCCACGCGGTCCCGGTCGAAGACGTCCCGAGCGCCCATGGCCCGGAAGGACTTGATGGCCAGCGGCGCGGTGATGTCGTTGGCCAGCACGAGGTCCACGCGGCAGCGGACGATGCGTCCGGGCTGCGAGGCGTCGTCGGACGTGTGGGCCTGCAGGATCTTTTCGGCTACAGTGTGGGACATTCCCGTTTCTCCTCCTTGGTCTTCTCAAGACGGTTCAGGGCCGTGATGAAGGCCTGGGCGCTGGCCACCAGCACGTCCTCGCTGGTGCCGCGCCCCACGGCCTTGAAACCGTTGTCGGCGATGCGCACGGTGACCGCGCCCTGGGCGTCCGTTCCGCCCGTGACCGCGTTCACCTGGTAGCGTTCCAGGGTGGGCGTCATGCCCACCATCCGGCCGATGCACTTGAAGATGGCGTCCACCGGGCCCTCGCCGAAGGCCGAGCCGCGCCGCGTCTCCACGCCGTCCGGGGTGACGAACTCCATGACCACGGCGGCGTGCGGCGGCACCCCGCCCGTGGCCGAGAACACGCTCATGTCCTTGAGGCGGTACTTGTCGCGGCGGCGGTAGACCTTCTCCAGGACCAGGGCCTCCACGTCCTCGTCGAAGACCTGCTCCTTCTTGTCCGCCAGCTCCTTGACCGCGCCGAAGACCACGGCCAGCTGCTGCTCGTCCAGGGAGTAGCCCAGCTCCTCGATCTTGCGCTTGATGGCGTGGGACCCGGAGTGTTTGCCGATGACCATCTCCGTGCCGGAGCGGCCCACGGACTGCGGGGTCATGATCTCGTAGGTCAGACGGTTTTTCAACACCCCGTCCTGGTGGATGCCGGATTCGTGGGCGAAGGCGTTGGGGCCCACGATGGCCTTGTACGGCGGGATGGGCTGGCCGATGATCTGCGAAAGCCTGCGGCAGGCCGGGTAGATCTGCTCGGTCTTGATCTTCGTCTCATAGGGGTAGACGTCCGGCCGGGTGTGCATGGCCATGACCACTTCCTCGAGGGCCACATTGCCCGCGCGTTCGCCGATGCCCAGCACCGTGCCCTCGATCTGCCGGGCGCCGGCCCGGATGGCCGCCAGGGTGTTGGCCGCGGCCAGGCCCAGGTCGTTGTGGCAGTGCACGCTGAAGGCGACCTTGTCCGCGCCCTCCACGTTCCGGATCAGGAAGGCGATCAGCTCGGCGTACTCGTGGGGCTGGATGTAGCCCACGGTGTCCGGGATGTTCAGGACCTTGGCCCCGGCCTTGACCGCCACGGAGCAGACCTTGGCCAGGAAGCCCCAGTCCGAACGCGAGGCGTCCTCGGCCGAGAACTCCACGTTGGACGTGTGCCGCACCGCGTGGCGCACGGCCGCGTCGGCCATTTCCAGGACCTGCTCCGGGGTCTTGCGGAGCTTGTGCTTCATGTGGATGTCGGAGGTGGCCAGGAAGGTGTGGATGCGAGGGTTCTTGGCATCCCTGATGGCCTCCCAGCCCCGGTCGATGTCCGCGGGCATGGCCCGGCAGAGTCCGGCCACCTGGACCGCGTCCACGGCCTTGGCTATGGCCCGCACGGCCTCGAAATCGCCCTGGCTGGCGGCCGGGAATCCGGCCTCGATGATGTCCACGCCGAGCGTCTCCAGCTGGCGGGCCATGCTCACCTTTTCCTGGATGTTCATGGTCGCGCCCGGGGACTGCTCGCCGTCGCGCAAGGTGGTGTCGAAGACAAAGATGCGCTCAGCCATTTTCTTTCCTCCACTGACGCCCATCGTCCGATGGGTTTACTCTTGTCGATGCGTAAGGGCAACACGCCGCGGCCGGGCCCTGGCCCGAATCCGTCGGCGACTGGTGACAGGTCGCGGAAAGCGGAAGTCAGGCTAGGATAGCTTGGGGGTCTCCCGTAGGAGCTTGGAGCCCCTGCGGGAAAGATAGAAGAGGGTGTAGAGAACGCCGGAGGCGATGTAGCCGAGGAAAAGCAGGAAGCCCAGCGCGCGCGGCCGGGAGGCCACGAGCACGAACAGCAGGATGGCGGTGACCATCGAGCTGAAGGGATGCGCCTTGAGGAAGCCGTATTCCTTGAAGGAGGCGAAGCGGATGGTGCTGACCATGAGGAAGGAGAGCATGTAGGTCAGGGTCAGGACCGTCAGGGCCAGCGGTCTGCCGCTCCAGGCCTCGGGGATGTATGGGGTGAAGAGGACCAGGGTGGCCAGGGTGCAGGCCTGGGCCGGGATGGGCAGGCCGATGAAGAACTTCTTGGAGATCACCTTGGTCTGGACGTTGAAGCGGGCCAGCCGGAGCGCGCCGCAGGCCACGATGAGGAAGGCGGCCATGAGCCCGAGGCGGCCGAACTGCTGGAGTTTCCAGAAATAGACGAGCATGGCCGGGGTCACGCCGAAGGCCACGAGATCGGCCAGGGAATCGTACTGCACCCCGAATTCGCTGCTGGTGCCCGTGAGCCGGGCGACCTTGCCGTCCAGTCCGTCCAGGAGCCCGCTGCCCAGGATCGCCAGGGCGCACATCTCGAAACGGCCCTGCACGGCCCAGAGAATGCCCAGGAACCCCACGAACAGGCTGGCCGTGGTGAACAGGTTGGGCAGGATGTACACGCCCTTGTGGCGCGGCAGCGGTCTCTCGCTCATTTTCTCGTCACAGGCCCCGAGGAGGCTAACGCTTCACGGCGACCACGGTCTGGCCGGCGAACACCTGATCGCCGACGTACACGCTGCAATCGTAACCATCGGGCAGGTAAAGGTCAACTCGCGAGCCGAACTTGATCAGGCCGAACCGCTCGGCGCGCTTGAGCTTGTCGCCCTTCTCGGCCCAGCAGACGATGCGCCGGGCGATGAGCCCCGCGATCTGGACCACGGTGAAGCGCTGGTTGCCCTTGCCCACGATCTCCACCACGTTGCGCTCGTTGTCCTTGCTGGCCTTGTCCAGGGAGGCGTTGAAGAACTTGCCGGGGTGGTAGTGCAGGGCCTGGATGGTCCCGGACACGGGCATGCGGTTCACGTGCACGTCGAAGATGTTCATGAACACGCAGATGACCTGGCGGGCCTCGCCGGACACGGGGTCGGTCTCGCGGCCGATCTTGACGATCTTGCCGTCGGCCGGGGAGACCACGGCCTCGGCGTCCTCGGGCTGCACCCGCTCGGGATCACGGAAGAAGTTCAGGGCCAGCGCGGTCAAGACGAGCATGAGCACGGTCGGAAACCACCACTCAAGGAGGGCGAAGACCAGGGTGCAGAAGGCCGCGAAAAAGATGTGGGGCAATCCCTCCAGGCTGACGCCCGCCGATGGCTTGAGCATTGACTCCTCCGCGCGATCGTTTCCGCATCCCTAACCGTGGCGGGCCGCGAGGTCAACAACCCCCTTCCAGGGCCGCCGCTTCTCGGGTATTCCCGGGGCATGGATCCGGTGACCCACGCCGCAACGGGCCTGCTCGCGGCCCAGGCCGTCCGGCGCGCCCTGCCCGGCGTGCGCCTGCTCCTGCCCGCCTGCCTGGCGGCGGCCCTGCTCCCGGACCTGGACAATTTCACCGGCGGCGACCCGGAACACTACCTGCTCTATCACCGGGCCCTGTCCCACTCCCTGCTCGCCGCGCCCCTCCTGGCCGCGATCCTGGCCGGGGCCTGGAAGCTCCTGGCCCGGGACGCGCCGCCCCTGAAGGCCTGGCTGCTCATGCTCGGCCTGGTGCTCGGGCACCTCTGGCTGGACTACGTGACCTCCTACGGCACGCAGCTCCTGGCCCCATACGACTCCGCCCGCTTCACCCTGGAGTCCGTGTTCATCGTGGACCCGGTGTTCACGGCCGGAATGCTCCTGGCGGCCCTGGCGGCCCGGCGGCTGCCCGCGCGGCGCGCGTCCCTGGCCCTGGCCGGGCTGGCCTGGGTCCTGGCCTACCCCCTGGCCTGCTGGTCCTGCCGTCTGGCCCTGGAATACCGACTGGAGGAGGCCCTGCACCGCGAGGGACGGCCCTTCGCCTCGCTGCGCCTGAGCCCCGAGGCGTTCACGCCCTGGTACTGGAAGGCCGTGGTGGACCGGGGCGGGACGTACGAACTCTCCCTGGTCCGGCTCACGGCCCCGGACACCCTGCCGCCCGGCAGGGTCTACGCCAAGGCCGACAAGGCTCTGCTGGACGGATTGGGCCGGGAGGCGGGGGTGTTCAAGACCTATGAATGGTTCAGCCGGTATCCGGCCGTGGCCCGCAATCGCGAGGGCGACCGCGAGACCCTGATCTTCCAGGACCTGCGCTTCGTCAGTCTGCACCCCCTGGTGCGGGCCGTCACCGGCGGCGACCGCGAGCCGTTCTTCACCCTCACGGCGGTGCTCGACGCGCGCGACGGGCGGCTGCTGGAATACCGCCTGCGCCAGGGCGGTGGCCGACCCTCTACCAGCGCCGCGAGATGAGCGATCGCCCCATCTGCGTGAGATAGGGCAGAAATTCCTCGCCCAGCTGATGCAGCGGCACCACCCGTCCCTCGATGAACAGGCCCTGGGGATAGAAGTCCAGGGTCTCGTACTCCGGGGTTCCCTGGAATCCGTTGATCCGCGAGAGCATGACCGAGACGTTCATCTCCTTGTTGTAGACGATGAGCCCCTCGGGAAAGAAGACCGTGTGTTTGAGCCGGCCCTTGCAGGCGTCGAACAGGGCGTAGAAGATCTTCACGAAGTGCTCGCGCCGCAGGCGTTGGTGCGTGGCCGAGACGGTCTCGTTGGAGACGAAGCTCAGGTCCTTGCCCGCGATGAGCGAGTAGGTGGACACGTAGCGGGCGTCGGCGAAGACCACCTCGCCGGTGCCCAGGTCCTCGGTGAGACGCCCGGAGCGCTCGGCCACCGGACGATCATATTCCAGCCCCAATATCTCGGGCTCGTCGAAGCCGTTGCGCCGGGCCTGAATCCGGGCCGCCAGCATGAGGATGCCCGTGCCCGTGCCGATGTCCAGGCCCACGTAGGGCCGTTCCAGGACCTCCGGCGGCAGGCGGCGCAGGGCCACGGAGCGCAGGATGTGCGCGGTCTTGGGCAGATCGGCCAGCATGCGCAGGGCGAAGGACCACTGCCGCAGGCTGTTCATGACCTCCACGTCGTCCCCGTCCTCGTTGAGGCTTTGGTGGCGGCTGAACTGTTCGAAGAGCCGGGTGATCTCCGGCAGGGGCACCACCGCGCGGTGCGCGCCCTCGTAAACGTAGGCGAAGAAATATTTCGCGGCCACATTGACGAAGAGCACGTCCTCGGCCGGACGGCGCGGATCGCAGAGGCGGTCCAGGTCGGCGGTGAGCGGCGTGCGCAGGTAGTGTTCAGGCAGAATGACGGAGGCGGCGCCGGCATCCCGAGTGGGGACGGGTCGTTTCGCGGTGGCGGCGGCGAACAGCGGCATGGAGGACGGCTCCCTCGGTTCGGTTGGTGGTCGGGGGCATTATTTTCCCCTTCGCGCCACCTTGCAGGGACCGTACCGGCCGCGACCGGATCGCTCGAAGGAACTCAGGCGGCCTGTTCCGAGGCCTCGCGCTCCTTGAGCAGCTTCTCGTAGTGCCCGCCCCAGCGGCAAAGTTCCTTGAGCACCGGCATGACGCTCTCGCCCAAATCGGTGAGGGAGTATTCCACCTTCGGCGGGACCTGGGCGTGCACCTCGCGGCGCACCATGCCGTCAGCCTCCAGCTCGCGCAGCTGCTGGGTGAGCATCTTCTGGGTGATGCTCGGCATGGCCTTGCGCACCTGCCCGAAGCGCAGGGTTCCCCGACGACCCAGGTGGTAAAGGATCACCGGCTTCCACTTGCCGCCGATGACCTGCAGCGTCAACTCCACGGAGCAGCAGTATTCCTTGCCGCACAGACGCTTCACGGCGCAGCCGTGGGATTCCTGCTCAGCCTTGTTCTTCTTCATTGGTTTCCTCAAGGGTACTATATGACTTTCAGGTGCCTGCTTGCCTTTTTGTGCATACTGCATGAAACAGTGGGCAGTGTAAACCGGAAACCAAAGGAGCCGTCATGGAACTTTTCGAAGCCATCCATACCCGGCGCAGCATCCGCAAGTTCGAGGACG is part of the Desulfovibrio aminophilus genome and encodes:
- a CDS encoding metal-dependent hydrolase, giving the protein MDPVTHAATGLLAAQAVRRALPGVRLLLPACLAAALLPDLDNFTGGDPEHYLLYHRALSHSLLAAPLLAAILAGAWKLLARDAPPLKAWLLMLGLVLGHLWLDYVTSYGTQLLAPYDSARFTLESVFIVDPVFTAGMLLAALAARRLPARRASLALAGLAWVLAYPLACWSCRLALEYRLEEALHREGRPFASLRLSPEAFTPWYWKAVVDRGGTYELSLVRLTAPDTLPPGRVYAKADKALLDGLGREAGVFKTYEWFSRYPAVARNREGDRETLIFQDLRFVSLHPLVRAVTGGDREPFFTLTAVLDARDGRLLEYRLRQGGGRPSTSAAR
- the pssA gene encoding CDP-diacylglycerol--serine O-phosphatidyltransferase, with translation MSERPLPRHKGVYILPNLFTTASLFVGFLGILWAVQGRFEMCALAILGSGLLDGLDGKVARLTGTSSEFGVQYDSLADLVAFGVTPAMLVYFWKLQQFGRLGLMAAFLIVACGALRLARFNVQTKVISKKFFIGLPIPAQACTLATLVLFTPYIPEAWSGRPLALTVLTLTYMLSFLMVSTIRFASFKEYGFLKAHPFSSMVTAILLFVLVASRPRALGFLLFLGYIASGVLYTLFYLSRRGSKLLRETPKLS
- the leuB gene encoding 3-isopropylmalate dehydrogenase — encoded protein: MKICVLPGDGIGPEITDQALKVLLTVAEKFGHAVELDEQRIGGSAIDATGVPLPEETVEACKGADAVLLGAVGGPKWDTLDPAIRPEKGLLGIRKALGLFANLRPAALFPQLRSACLLRPDIVERGVDLLVIRELTGGIYFGEPRGVEVRDGERTGFNTMIYRESEVRRIARVAFEAARKRRRKVCSVDKANVLDVSRVWREVMVETAAEFPDVELSHMYVDNAAMQLVRDPSQFDVLVTGNLFGDILSDEAAVITGSIGMLPSASLGESGPGLYEPIHGSAPDIAGQDLANPLATILSVAMLLRYSLGLEEEARTVERAVERTLDQGLRTGDIMEPGKARVKGSEMGAAVLANL
- a CDS encoding 3-isopropylmalate dehydratase small subunit, whose translation is MIVTGKAHKVGDHIDTDAIIPARYLVTTDTAELGSHFMEGISADWNARVSKNDVLVAGENFGCGSSREHAPLAVLGAGIPVVVAKSFARIFYRNGFNMGLTLLEVGEGADKLRDGDQLEVDTESGIIRNLTTGESVRCAPVPSSMQDLVDAGGLVAYVKRRLTTGGH
- a CDS encoding helix-turn-helix domain-containing protein, whose product is MKKNKAEQESHGCAVKRLCGKEYCCSVELTLQVIGGKWKPVILYHLGRRGTLRFGQVRKAMPSITQKMLTQQLRELEADGMVRREVHAQVPPKVEYSLTDLGESVMPVLKELCRWGGHYEKLLKEREASEQAA
- a CDS encoding 2-isopropylmalate synthase — encoded protein: MAERIFVFDTTLRDGEQSPGATMNIQEKVSMARQLETLGVDIIEAGFPAASQGDFEAVRAIAKAVDAVQVAGLCRAMPADIDRGWEAIRDAKNPRIHTFLATSDIHMKHKLRKTPEQVLEMADAAVRHAVRHTSNVEFSAEDASRSDWGFLAKVCSVAVKAGAKVLNIPDTVGYIQPHEYAELIAFLIRNVEGADKVAFSVHCHNDLGLAAANTLAAIRAGARQIEGTVLGIGERAGNVALEEVVMAMHTRPDVYPYETKIKTEQIYPACRRLSQIIGQPIPPYKAIVGPNAFAHESGIHQDGVLKNRLTYEIMTPQSVGRSGTEMVIGKHSGSHAIKRKIEELGYSLDEQQLAVVFGAVKELADKKEQVFDEDVEALVLEKVYRRRDKYRLKDMSVFSATGGVPPHAAVVMEFVTPDGVETRRGSAFGEGPVDAIFKCIGRMVGMTPTLERYQVNAVTGGTDAQGAVTVRIADNGFKAVGRGTSEDVLVASAQAFITALNRLEKTKEEKRECPTL
- a CDS encoding phosphatidylserine decarboxylase family protein, giving the protein MLKPSAGVSLEGLPHIFFAAFCTLVFALLEWWFPTVLMLVLTALALNFFRDPERVQPEDAEAVVSPADGKIVKIGRETDPVSGEARQVICVFMNIFDVHVNRMPVSGTIQALHYHPGKFFNASLDKASKDNERNVVEIVGKGNQRFTVVQIAGLIARRIVCWAEKGDKLKRAERFGLIKFGSRVDLYLPDGYDCSVYVGDQVFAGQTVVAVKR
- a CDS encoding class I SAM-dependent methyltransferase, whose product is MPLFAAATAKRPVPTRDAGAASVILPEHYLRTPLTADLDRLCDPRRPAEDVLFVNVAAKYFFAYVYEGAHRAVVPLPEITRLFEQFSRHQSLNEDGDDVEVMNSLRQWSFALRMLADLPKTAHILRSVALRRLPPEVLERPYVGLDIGTGTGILMLAARIQARRNGFDEPEILGLEYDRPVAERSGRLTEDLGTGEVVFADARYVSTYSLIAGKDLSFVSNETVSATHQRLRREHFVKIFYALFDACKGRLKHTVFFPEGLIVYNKEMNVSVMLSRINGFQGTPEYETLDFYPQGLFIEGRVVPLHQLGEEFLPYLTQMGRSLISRRW
- the leuC gene encoding 3-isopropylmalate dehydratase large subunit, with the protein product MSHTVAEKILQAHTSDDASQPGRIVRCRVDLVLANDITAPLAIKSFRAMGARDVFDRDRVALVCDHFTPNKDIESAEQVRAVREFALEKKITHYFEGGDVGVEHALLPELGLVGPGDVVIGADSHTCTYGGLGAFATGMGSTDIAAAMALGETWFKVPPTIRVEMSGTLAPFVGGKDLILKVIGGIGVSGALYKALEFGGPLTSELSVEARMTMANMAIEAGGKAGLFPVDEKTLAYCRAAGRLGDTALDADPGATYERVLRIDATGMEPQVACPHLPDNVRPVGELKGLRLDQAVIGSCTNGRISDLREAAAVLKGRKVKKNLRCVVLPATPNIWRQALREGLIETFMEAGCIVGPATCGPCLGGHMGILAKGERAVATTNRNFKGRMGSLESEVYLSNPSVAAASAVAGEIIHPAAL